The genomic region AACAGGAGCCACAGCGACGCGCCCGCCAGCGTCAGCTTCACGGGCGTCAGGCCGCCCTGCCCCGCGGCACCCAGCAAGTAGACGATGAGCGTGGACAAGATCGCTCCGAAAAAGGCGAGCCAGGCAAATTGATGAATGGATGAAACGGAGAAGAAGGTGGCCGACAAGACGATGAAGAAGCCGGCCCCCGCGTTGATGCCGAAAATGTCCGGCGAAGCCAGGGGATTTCTCGTCAGCCCCTGCAACAGGGCGCCGGCGACCGCCAGGCTCACGCCGACCGCCGCCCCGATCAACGCCCGCGGAATGCGGTTTTCCAGCACGATGATGTGCTCCTTGGAACCGTTGAAATCGGTCAGGGACTGAAGCGCCGTCTTCCATCCCACTTCAGTGTAGCCGTACACCACACTGCAGCATGCGAACAGGATGACCAAGGCGCCTCCCAGCACAAGGCCCGCAATTTTTTGCCGCGTGGTCTTGATCCATGCGCTCAACGGATTCGTACCTTTCTGTGAAAGATCTCACCACCAGTCTATACGGGTTTGTTACAACTGTCAATGATAATCATTATCATTTCCCCGTTGACAGGAATCATCCATGCGGTTTATTCTAGTCATCGTAAATGATATTCATTTTCAATTAAATTCAGGAGGGCTACACATGATATTCGGAAAATTTCGCTGGATGGCGGCATCCATCGCCCTGTTGCTGGCTTTGACCGCCTGCGGCACCAATACGGACACCGGTCGGAGCGATGCGGAGGATGCCTCCTCTTCCCTCGTCGTCGAACACGCCATGGGAAAAACGGAGGTCCCTGAGGATCCCAAACGGGTGGTCATCCTCACCAACGAAGGGACGGAAGCCCTGCTCGCCTTGGGAATCAAACCGGTGGGCGCCGTGAAATCCTGGCTGGGCGACCCCTGGTATGATCATATCGCCGATCAAATGAAAGGCGTGAAAGTGGTCGGAACGGAGAGCGACATCAATCTGGAAGCCATCGCCGCCCTGAAACCCGATTTGATCATCGGCAACAAAATGCGCCAGGAAAAGTGGTACGACCACCTCAGCCAGATCGCCCCCACCGTCTTCTCCGAAACCCTCCGCGGCGACTGGAAGATCAACTTCGAGCTGTACGCCAAAGCGGTCAACCGGGAGGAAAAAGGAAAGGAACTGATGGCGTCCTTTGATCAGCGGGTCGAAGAGATCCGGAAAAAGCTGGGGGATCAGGTGAACCAAGAGATCTCCGTCGTCCGCTTCATGCCCGGAAATGCGCGGATTTACTACAAGGATTCCTTCTCCGGGGTGATCCTGGAGCAAATCGGCTTCAAACGCCCGCCCTCCCACGACAAACAGGAATTTGCCGACGAGGTGACCAAGGAACGCATTCCCGACATGGAAGGAGACGTGCTGTTCTACTTCACCTATGAAACGGGGGACGGGGAAGCGGTCAAAACGGAAAAGGAATGGACCGGCGATCCCCTGTGGAAAAATCTGAAGGTCGTCAAGAGCGGAAACGCCCACAAGGTGAGCGACGCGATCTGGAACACCGCCGGCGGCATTCTCGCGGCCAATTTGATGCTGGACGACATCGAGAAGTTTTTCCTGGAAGGAAAGAAATAAGCGGCCAAAAAAGAGCGACCCGGATGAACCGGGTCGCTCCTTTTTCATGCCGCTTTTCCGGTCCGGCGGTCCGCCCCCACCGAAACCGGATAGACGAAGGCCAACAGCACAAAGGTGAAGAAAGCCGTGGCGATGGCGTAAAACAGGCTGCCCCCTCCGATATGATGGATGAGCAATCCGCCCACATAGGGCCCCATCATGCTTCCCACGCTGAAGTGGGCGCCGGCGATGGCATTCGCCTCCGGCAGATGGCTGGAGGGAAGGATGTCCGCCAGATAGGCCAGTCCCAGGGAATAGAGGGAGCCCAGCAGTCCCCCGATCAGGCTGAACAGCCCCAGCAAAATCACCGGCTGTCCGGTAAAGGAGGGTACCGCCGCCAATCCCGTCCCTCCCAGCAGACAGATCGTCACGAGCACGTTCTTCCGCCCGTACCGGTCGCTCAGCATGCCGAGGGGCATTTGCAGAATCAGCCCCCCGCAAACAAAGGCGCTCAGCAGCACGGAAATCCACCCCGTGCCCAATCCCTCCCGGTGACCGTACACGGGAAAGCTGGCCGCCAGCGAAGCGTCGAGAAACCCGTACAAAAAAGCGGGACACAGGGCGACGAGGGCCCAGCGGTAAATGTCCGCCCATTTCCCTCCGGCGCGCGCCTTTGCCTTCCCCTCCTCCGCCGGCGGTTTCCCCCGGTCCAAAAGCGCCGCCAGCAGCACCGCCGCCAGGAGGCACGCTCCCATGAGGGAAAAGGGGACCCACAATCCCCGGTCAAGCAGGTTGATGCCCAGCGGTCCCAAGCCGAATCCCGCCCCGAAGGCAAAGCCGTACAGGGTGATGTGCCGTCCGCGCATCTCGGCCGGACTGGTGGAGGTCACCCACAATTGCGTCGAAAAGTGGAGCAGATAATCCCCCACCCCGACCAGGAAAAGCAAAACGCTCCACACGGGGGGACCGTCAAAGAGCGGAAACAGAAACGCGCAGCAAGCGAGGGATATCAGCCCGGTCAGAATCGCCCTTTTGTATCCGATCCCCCGAACCACCCTTCCGACGAAGGGAGCCATAAGCAGCATGCCCACATAGAGGAAAGCGGCGTTCAGGCCGTTGAGGCTGGAACTGACTCCCCTCCGCTCCAGCATCGTCGTCAAAAGCGGAATCAACAGGCCCTGGGTCATCCCGGCCAGAGCGGTGATCACCAGGAGAATCCGGAACCGGCCTTGAGACCACTGATTCACCATGACTCCCCATCTCCCGTATGCGAACATTCGTTTGCTTTTTATTTTTGCATGTCACGAGTATAACGCTTTTTGTCCGATTCATCAATCCCTCCCCCGGACACACCGCCGCAGGCTGCGAAGGCATGGGCCGGAAGGCGGGACGATGCCCCTCGAGGCCGCCTCCGCCGGGTAGCGGAAGGATGGAAACTTTCCTCGCCCCGCCATATGCCACAGTCTGTTTCGGAAGCGGAAGACCAAAACAAAAGCCGCCCTTCCGCGCACCGCGGCGGCGGTGCCTGCGGAACGGCGGCTTTTCGGCGGCGTTTCGTCCGGGACTTATTCCGGCAAAAACGCCAGCTGCAGAATGAAGAGGATCATGAACAGGTACATCAGCGGATGGATCTCCCGGAAGCGGCCGCGGACCAGCTTAAGCAAGGGATAGGTGATGAACCCGAAGGCGATTCCCGTGGCGATGCTGAAGGTGAGCGGCATGCTCAACATCGTGATGAAGGCCGGAAACGCCTCATCGAAGTCGTCCCAGGCCACTTTTTTCAATCCACCCAGCATGAAGCAGCCCACGATGATCAGCGTCGGCGCAGTGATGGCCGGCAACGCGGCGATCGCCTGCACCAGGGGAGCGAAAAAGAGGGTGAGAAGAAGCAGGATGCTCACCACCACCGCCGTGAGCCCCGTCCTCCCCCCGGCCGCCACACCGGAGGAGGATTCGATGTAGGCGCTGGTGGGACTGGTGCCCATGGCCGCCCCGGCGGTCATTCCGACGGCGTCCGCCAACAGCGCCGACCGCATCCGGGGAAACGTGCCGTTTTTCATCAACTTGGCCTGCTCCGCCACGCCGATCATCGTTCCCGTCGTGTCAAACAGGGTCACCAGCAGGAAAGCGAAGATGACGGCGTAAAGCCCCTGGGAAAAAACGTCGGGAATCGCCACAACCGCCTTGCCCAGGGTGGGCGCCAGGCTGGGCGGCATCGTCACCCACCTGTCCGGCAGCTGAAACAGGTCGAACACCCAGCCGAAAAAGGCGGTGAAAACCATCCCGAAAAACAGCGCCCCGCGGACCCCGAGGGTCATCAGAATCAGGGTGACGAACAATCCCGCCAGGCTGAGCAGCGTCATCGGCTCGTGCATATCGCCGAGCCCCACCAGGTTCACTTCATCCCCCACGATCACTCCCGCCGACTTGAGGCCGATGAAGGCGATGAACAGCCCGATGCCCGCCGTGATCCCGTGCTTCAAGCTTTCCGGAATCGCCCGGATCAGCCCTTCCCGGAAGGGAGTCACACTGAGCAGGAGAAAGATGACGCCGGCCACCAGCACGGCCCCCAACGCCGTCTCCCAGCGGACGCCCGTCTGCCCCACCACGCTGAAGGCGAAATAGGCGTTCAGGCCCATCCCGGGGGCGATGGCGATCGGGTAATTGGCAAACAGCCCCATGATCAGCGTCCCGATCACGGAAGCAAACACCGTTGCCACAAAAACGGCGCCGAAATCCATTCCTGCCTGCTCGAGAATGGCCGGGTTGACCACCACGATGTACGCCATCGTCAGAAAGGTGGTCATGCCGGCGAGGATCTCCGTTCGCACCGTCGTTCCCCGTTCCTTCAACCCGAACAGTCGATCCACGATTCTCCCTCCTTTGCCGCCCGCGTAAAAATCATCCCTGTCCATCATAGTCCGTTCTCCAGTCCGTGACAACCATCCCCCGGCCGTTTTTTCATCCGCCCGGGGACCGCCAGGGAACGGGCAAAAACGCGGCATCCTGCAGGACCGGGCACCTGGGCGTCCTTTCAAAAGGCGGCGGGCCCTTTTTTATGGCCGGACCGGAAACGAAAACGCCTATGACCGAAGCAAAAACCTCCGGCGACCTTCTCGCCGCGGAACCGGTGCACCCTCTCCCGATCCGAGGGTCATTTTCTGGAGAAAAACCGCCACAGTTTGCGGGGGATGTCGTAAAAATAAAATTTCGGAAGCTCATACAGCCACTCCTTGAGCACGCCATACAGCCACAAAAAGGGAGAGGCCAAGAGGATCAGCAGCCACCTTCCCGCGATGCGCCAACCGTACTTCTTCAGGTAGCGCCGCGTCGCCCGCCTTTCCCTCGGATTGGTGGGGATGCCGAAGTTGCGGCGCAGGTTTTTCTTGAATTCCTCTTTTGAAGGAAACAGGGAATCGGAAGGTTTCCCCATAAAACTCCACCCCCTTCAAAATGACTCACCCGGATCATAAAATGATTGTCGCCAAAAATCCATCGGTCGCGCCGAAAAATGCGGCGCCCGCCCCAAGGCTCCTCCGGAAAAAAGGCGGCGCCGCATCCCGCAGGATGCGGCGCCGATGAAAAGCACTCTTGGCAGATGGGGCCCGGTTGATCCATTGCGTCAGGTCCGAAGGGTGCGGTTCGGCGTGCGGAACCCTTTGATCAGTTTCCGGAGATAAGGAAGGACATAATAGTCGAGTCCGATCTTGCCCGCATTGGCACCCGCGACGATGAGGAAGATGCTGAGCAGCACCATTTGCGGGTTGGTGCTGGTGGTGCCGCTGAACAGAAAGGCGAAGTTCATGACCATCCCGAAGAAGGTTGCAGCGGTGGTGAGGCAGCCGAGGATCAACCCCAGCCCGACCAGGAATTCTCCCCATGGCACAAGAAAGTTAAACAATTCCACGTTCGGGATCGCAAAGCCTTCCAGGAACGCGGCCCACCATCCCTGTACGGCCGGATGTTCCCCGACCGCTTTTTCGACTGCGCCATGCAAAAATCCCGTCGCATCAAATCCGCCCACAATCTTTTCCCAGCCTGCAACCAACCACGCATACCCGAGATACAGCCTGATCACCAACAGTACAAAGCTGGCTACAGTGCTTTCCCTCAAGAAGCGGAGCATGGTTGATCAGCCCCCGATTTTTGAATTGTGAAGCGGATCCCCTTCACACTTTCAGTATAAGAGACTCTCGGAAAAGCTTTTGTGAAATATATCACAATCAGGTTGAACAATCTTTGTCCGAAATGGGGAGGTTGAATGAACGCTCACCGCCCTTCGGAAGCATGTCCGCCGCAGGGCGCGGCGCCTTGCAAACTTCCGGCAAAATTGCTACGATGCTGTGGGTATGTACCTTAGGAGAAACCGGACAGGAAGGAATCGGAACATGAAACGACCCGTCATCATTGGCGTGGCCGGCGGAAGCGGATCCGGAAAAACCACCGTGGTCCGCAATGTCTGTGACCGCCTCGAAGGATGTGTCGCCGTCATCGAGCAGGACGCCTATTACAAGGATCAATC from Planifilum fulgidum harbors:
- a CDS encoding ABC transporter substrate-binding protein, yielding MIFGKFRWMAASIALLLALTACGTNTDTGRSDAEDASSSLVVEHAMGKTEVPEDPKRVVILTNEGTEALLALGIKPVGAVKSWLGDPWYDHIADQMKGVKVVGTESDINLEAIAALKPDLIIGNKMRQEKWYDHLSQIAPTVFSETLRGDWKINFELYAKAVNREEKGKELMASFDQRVEEIRKKLGDQVNQEISVVRFMPGNARIYYKDSFSGVILEQIGFKRPPSHDKQEFADEVTKERIPDMEGDVLFYFTYETGDGEAVKTEKEWTGDPLWKNLKVVKSGNAHKVSDAIWNTAGGILAANLMLDDIEKFFLEGKK
- a CDS encoding MFS transporter, with the translated sequence MVNQWSQGRFRILLVITALAGMTQGLLIPLLTTMLERRGVSSSLNGLNAAFLYVGMLLMAPFVGRVVRGIGYKRAILTGLISLACCAFLFPLFDGPPVWSVLLFLVGVGDYLLHFSTQLWVTSTSPAEMRGRHITLYGFAFGAGFGLGPLGINLLDRGLWVPFSLMGACLLAAVLLAALLDRGKPPAEEGKAKARAGGKWADIYRWALVALCPAFLYGFLDASLAASFPVYGHREGLGTGWISVLLSAFVCGGLILQMPLGMLSDRYGRKNVLVTICLLGGTGLAAVPSFTGQPVILLGLFSLIGGLLGSLYSLGLAYLADILPSSHLPEANAIAGAHFSVGSMMGPYVGGLLIHHIGGGSLFYAIATAFFTFVLLAFVYPVSVGADRRTGKAA
- a CDS encoding NCS2 family permease, which produces MFGLKERGTTVRTEILAGMTTFLTMAYIVVVNPAILEQAGMDFGAVFVATVFASVIGTLIMGLFANYPIAIAPGMGLNAYFAFSVVGQTGVRWETALGAVLVAGVIFLLLSVTPFREGLIRAIPESLKHGITAGIGLFIAFIGLKSAGVIVGDEVNLVGLGDMHEPMTLLSLAGLFVTLILMTLGVRGALFFGMVFTAFFGWVFDLFQLPDRWVTMPPSLAPTLGKAVVAIPDVFSQGLYAVIFAFLLVTLFDTTGTMIGVAEQAKLMKNGTFPRMRSALLADAVGMTAGAAMGTSPTSAYIESSSGVAAGGRTGLTAVVVSILLLLTLFFAPLVQAIAALPAITAPTLIIVGCFMLGGLKKVAWDDFDEAFPAFITMLSMPLTFSIATGIAFGFITYPLLKLVRGRFREIHPLMYLFMILFILQLAFLPE
- a CDS encoding DoxX family protein, with the protein product MLRFLRESTVASFVLLVIRLYLGYAWLVAGWEKIVGGFDATGFLHGAVEKAVGEHPAVQGWWAAFLEGFAIPNVELFNFLVPWGEFLVGLGLILGCLTTAATFFGMVMNFAFLFSGTTSTNPQMVLLSIFLIVAGANAGKIGLDYYVLPYLRKLIKGFRTPNRTLRT